A segment of the Cydia splendana chromosome 16, ilCydSple1.2, whole genome shotgun sequence genome:
TCAAATTGTCATTTAAGTAAAATCTAAGTCATACAGTCCATAATTATACTATTTTTTTACTGGTATTTACttactatttaataaatcgttgTTTTCCGTGGTGTCCGTATGTGGTTTCAATGCCCCGTGTTGAAATAATTCACCTATTAACTGAGACTACGTACGCCAGTCATAAATTATCGGCGACAGCGTGATGGCGGGCAGCGCGCTGGACGAGTTGCCGCGCTGGAGCTGGCTGCTGGGGTTCGACCTGTGGAGCGCCACGCTCGTCATCGCCACCATCGGCATCGTACGTTCCTACTTCCATATTAATATATAATTACTAACAAGTTTGCGAATATACCGATAACCGCATAAATAGATGGGCACAAGTTAGCCCGTAAAGCGCAGACGCTGTCCTCAATATTTGATCATGTAGCCGCTTAGCCAGCGTATAGTCCGATATTATACGGAATAAGCAAGTGAGTTGTGTGGTGGCAGGTGCACCCGTCGGCGTACATCTACTCGTGCTTCGTGCACCGCGGCTTCCTGTTCACGGCGGCGTGGCTGCTCGCCGCCGCCTGGTGCGGCTTCAGCGTGGGGCTGCTCGTGGGGATCATGCAAGTAAGCTCGGTGTGGCAGCCCTTCCGCCCCGGTTTCGATCCCCGACTGGCCAGTCTCTcaaaaaggagtccaagttGTACCGCCATCTGTGACGATGACGATTTTAATATGACGAGTGTGCGCTGCATATCGTACAAATAAactagttattgagttatttgTCAGTTCAAGATACTTGTATTTAAGACAAGATGTCTCCAAGACATCCTCTCATCAGAGCTAGTTAATGTGAAGGTGTGTGCGCGCAGGGCTTGGTGCTGGCGTACGAGTGCTGGGTGTGGTTCACGCTGGTGTTCGCGCCGCTCATGATCCTGCTCATGGGGGCGCTGGCGGCGCACTGCTGCTGCCGCCTGCGCACCTCGCTCGCCGCCTCCTTCGTGCCTGTGCTGGCCATGGTCTTCTACTGGAGTAAGCAAACTTCATTACTCGTTCATCCAAAACTACTACGACACCTCTACCACGAAGCGTATAGGACTCCGGTAGCCAATAGGTaaaaaatcaataggtaggtacaatcaAAAT
Coding sequences within it:
- the LOC134797842 gene encoding uncharacterized protein LOC134797842: MAGSALDELPRWSWLLGFDLWSATLVIATIGIVHPSAYIYSCFVHRGFLFTAAWLLAAAWCGFSVGLLVGIMQGLVLAYECWVWFTLVFAPLMILLMGALAAHCCCRLRTSLAASFVPVLAMVFYWITLYFAFVVNSGRMSRFS